From a single Loigolactobacillus coryniformis subsp. coryniformis KCTC 3167 = DSM 20001 genomic region:
- the mraY gene encoding phospho-N-acetylmuramoyl-pentapeptide-transferase: MQFTQMLIPIVSSFAITFIVLPLFIGYFRMKKEGQVIREEGPKWHEKKSGTPTMGGLIFLIASVISTIWVGYWQHQMTVQAWITLFILVLYGVLGFMDDSIKLFEKRNLGLRAWQKLLGQIIGGLIFTAVYIYEGLPLAIDLPVVGQVHLSVLYVIFILIWLVGFSNAVNLTDGLDGLVAGTATIAFATYAVIAYKEGRTDILIFCLTVIGGLIAFFWFNHKPAKIFMGDVGSLALGGALAAISILLHRELSLLLIGLVFVIETASVMIQVSVFKLTGKRVFKMSPIHHHFEMVGWSEWRVVLTFWGFGLLCSIIYLIAFL, encoded by the coding sequence ATGCAATTTACGCAGATGTTGATTCCGATCGTTAGTAGCTTTGCCATCACATTTATTGTGTTGCCACTGTTTATTGGCTATTTTCGGATGAAAAAAGAGGGTCAAGTGATCCGCGAAGAAGGACCTAAATGGCACGAAAAAAAATCGGGTACGCCCACAATGGGTGGGTTAATTTTTCTGATTGCAAGCGTCATTTCAACAATTTGGGTTGGCTATTGGCAACATCAAATGACCGTTCAAGCTTGGATCACTTTGTTTATCCTGGTACTCTACGGTGTGTTAGGGTTTATGGATGATTCGATCAAATTATTTGAAAAACGTAATCTAGGATTACGTGCTTGGCAGAAATTGCTTGGTCAAATTATTGGTGGTTTGATCTTCACTGCGGTGTATATTTATGAAGGTTTACCACTGGCTATTGACTTACCGGTCGTCGGGCAAGTTCATTTAAGTGTATTATATGTGATTTTCATTTTGATCTGGTTAGTTGGTTTTTCCAATGCAGTCAATTTGACTGATGGTTTAGATGGTTTAGTTGCCGGAACTGCAACGATTGCTTTTGCAACCTACGCTGTAATTGCGTATAAAGAAGGACGCACGGACATTTTGATTTTCTGTTTGACTGTGATCGGTGGTTTGATCGCGTTCTTCTGGTTTAACCACAAACCAGCCAAGATTTTTATGGGCGATGTTGGTTCATTGGCATTAGGTGGCGCGTTAGCTGCAATTTCAATCCTGCTGCATCGTGAGCTATCATTATTATTGATCGGTTTGGTTTTTGTTATCGAGACTGCTAGTGTAATGATCCAAGTTTCGGTCTTTAAATTAACTGGCAAGCGCGTGTTTAAAATGAGTCCGATTCATCATCATTTTGAAATGGTCGGTTGGTCTGAATGGCGTGTTGTTCTGACTTTCTGGGGCTTTGGTTTGTTGTGTTCGATCATTTACTTGATCGCATTTCTTTAA
- the murD gene encoding UDP-N-acetylmuramoyl-L-alanine--D-glutamate ligase produces MNLVTDYQNQKVLVLGLAKSGFHAAKLLAKLGALVTVNDKKDFDQNPDAQSLLAEGIRVITGSHPLALLDEDFKLMVKNPGIPYTNPLVQKAQAKGIPIITEPELAYEISEAPLIGVTGTNGKTTTTTLITQMLNQQRSAGKAYVAGNIGVPATEVAQKVTPEDVMVTELSSFMLMGITKLRPHIAVLTNIYTAHIDYHGSRANYVKAKMRITMNQTKDDYFVVNWDQPEWRELSQQSKAQVIPFSRQGLSTVGAYVKDGQFCYRDEVLMPVSELNIPGDHNVENALAAIAVAKLEGQNNEAICEVLRTFTGVKHRLQFVTEWQGRRFYNDSKATDIEATEMALKGFKAPVILLAGGLDRGFTFERLVPALQEHVKSLLLFGETAKLLAQAGEAAGIKDIQIVENVATALPIAYQKSQPGDIILLSPANASWDQYPNFEVRGQIFIDGVADLIKGNGAN; encoded by the coding sequence TTGAATTTAGTAACGGATTATCAGAATCAAAAAGTATTGGTGTTAGGCTTAGCTAAAAGCGGTTTTCATGCCGCTAAACTACTGGCCAAATTAGGTGCGTTGGTAACGGTCAACGATAAAAAGGATTTTGATCAAAATCCGGATGCGCAGTCATTGTTGGCTGAGGGGATCCGCGTGATCACAGGCAGTCATCCGTTGGCATTATTGGATGAGGACTTTAAATTAATGGTCAAAAATCCAGGCATTCCGTACACTAATCCTTTAGTACAAAAAGCACAGGCAAAGGGTATTCCGATTATTACTGAACCTGAATTAGCCTATGAAATTTCTGAAGCACCATTGATCGGGGTAACCGGAACGAATGGTAAAACCACTACCACGACTTTGATTACGCAAATGCTTAATCAACAGCGTTCAGCAGGTAAAGCCTATGTGGCTGGTAATATTGGTGTTCCAGCCACCGAAGTTGCTCAAAAAGTAACACCGGAAGATGTGATGGTGACTGAGCTTTCCAGCTTTATGTTAATGGGCATCACCAAGTTACGGCCACATATCGCTGTGTTGACCAACATCTATACTGCACATATCGACTATCATGGTAGTCGGGCTAATTATGTTAAAGCCAAGATGCGGATCACGATGAATCAGACTAAGGACGATTACTTCGTGGTCAACTGGGATCAGCCAGAATGGCGTGAATTAAGTCAGCAATCTAAGGCCCAAGTAATACCATTTTCCCGGCAAGGCTTAAGCACAGTTGGGGCTTACGTCAAGGATGGTCAATTCTGTTATCGGGATGAGGTTTTGATGCCGGTTAGTGAATTAAATATTCCTGGTGATCATAACGTGGAAAATGCGTTGGCAGCAATTGCGGTTGCTAAGTTAGAAGGACAAAACAATGAAGCTATTTGCGAAGTTTTGCGGACCTTTACTGGGGTCAAACATCGGTTGCAATTTGTAACTGAATGGCAAGGTCGGCGCTTTTATAATGATTCTAAAGCGACCGATATTGAAGCCACTGAGATGGCCTTAAAGGGATTTAAAGCTCCAGTGATCTTACTGGCTGGCGGTTTGGATCGTGGCTTTACCTTTGAACGTTTAGTACCGGCGTTACAAGAACACGTTAAAAGTTTGTTATTATTTGGTGAGACGGCTAAATTATTAGCTCAAGCTGGTGAAGCAGCAGGAATCAAAGACATTCAAATCGTTGAAAATGTAGCAACTGCCTTACCGATCGCTTACCAAAAGAGTCAGCCAGGCGACATTATTTTATTATCACCAGCTAATGCTAGTTGGGATCAATACCCGAATTTTGAAGTCCGGGGCCAGATCTTTATCGATGGTGTAGCTGATTTGATCAAAGGAAATGGAGCGAACTAA
- the murG gene encoding undecaprenyldiphospho-muramoylpentapeptide beta-N-acetylglucosaminyltransferase, which produces MRVIFSGGGTGGHIYPALAVLERLKERDLLDEVLYIGTEKGLESRIIRQKQIPFEAIELQGFKRSLSLENLKTIKLFLQSTRRAKQILRDFKPDVVVGTGGYVSSAVLFAAARLHIPTVINEQNSVAGITNRFLGRYVDRISIAFPEVAEQFPKAKVVLTGNPRAQQVAGIKPNQRLTDFKLQPTIPTLLIFGGSRGAERINAAFLEALPELNQKDYQVLFVSGRVHYAKIQKALAEQTVAANVAVVPYINDMQTVLPDIAVILGRAGATSLAEITALGIPSILVPSPYVTNDHQTKNAQSLVSHQAAEMITENELTGTSLLKVTDHLMQDQSLRQAMGEQARQLGVPDAADRFIKVMQDLIH; this is translated from the coding sequence ATGCGTGTAATCTTTTCAGGTGGTGGCACAGGAGGTCACATTTATCCAGCTTTAGCGGTATTGGAACGACTAAAGGAACGTGATTTATTAGATGAAGTTCTATATATCGGTACCGAAAAAGGCTTAGAGAGTCGGATCATTCGCCAAAAACAAATTCCGTTTGAAGCCATTGAGTTGCAAGGTTTCAAGCGTTCGTTATCATTGGAAAATTTAAAAACAATCAAGTTATTCTTGCAAAGTACACGGCGAGCTAAGCAAATTTTGCGTGATTTTAAACCGGATGTTGTTGTTGGAACTGGTGGTTATGTATCTAGTGCCGTTTTGTTTGCGGCGGCGCGACTACATATTCCGACGGTGATCAATGAACAAAATAGTGTAGCTGGGATCACCAATCGCTTTTTAGGTCGTTATGTGGATCGAATTTCGATTGCTTTTCCCGAAGTGGCGGAACAATTTCCTAAGGCCAAGGTGGTGTTGACTGGTAATCCGCGGGCACAACAAGTTGCGGGGATTAAGCCAAATCAGCGCTTAACTGATTTTAAGTTGCAACCAACGATACCAACACTTTTAATTTTTGGCGGTAGTCGTGGTGCGGAACGGATCAACGCTGCATTTTTAGAAGCTTTGCCGGAGTTGAATCAAAAAGATTATCAAGTGTTATTTGTCTCTGGACGCGTACATTATGCTAAAATTCAGAAAGCACTTGCTGAGCAGACGGTGGCAGCTAACGTGGCTGTTGTACCTTACATCAATGATATGCAGACAGTTTTACCTGATATTGCGGTGATCTTGGGTCGTGCTGGGGCGACTTCGCTAGCAGAAATCACAGCCTTGGGGATTCCCTCAATCCTGGTACCTAGTCCATACGTAACTAATGACCACCAGACTAAAAATGCGCAAAGCTTGGTTTCACATCAAGCTGCGGAGATGATCACCGAAAACGAATTGACTGGGACTTCGTTACTTAAAGTCACTGACCACTTGATGCAGGATCAAAGCTTGCGTCAAGCAATGGGCGAGCAAGCCCGGCAGTTAGGTGTTCCTGATGCTGCTGATCGATTTATTAAGGTTATGCAGGATTTGATCCATTAA
- a CDS encoding cell division protein FtsQ/DivIB produces MAKKKLKRSKKATSAEDPASALTPWEAYQQQQQQSQKKQKARSKPTIEHKLPRLRELRHKHLVRRLALLLTVLVMILVVAGYFVSPLSQINLISVSSNQQSPLSEQTVIDASGIQTKDSVVDVLLHRHSIAKKMTTREPKIKSATISIRHLRNVELKIKTYKTVGLMVRGSRYYPILENGMIAKDSTAQPTSNHSVYSHFKSGKKLQLMIKQYNKLPATVRNSISEIRFTPTKLNPERIHLYMNDGNQVYATISTFAKKMQYYPSIAKEMQKKGTVNLEVGAYSYPF; encoded by the coding sequence ATGGCGAAAAAAAAGCTTAAGCGGTCAAAAAAAGCGACTTCGGCAGAAGATCCGGCGTCCGCGCTGACCCCTTGGGAAGCTTACCAGCAACAACAGCAACAATCACAGAAAAAGCAAAAGGCACGATCAAAACCGACGATTGAACATAAACTACCACGTTTACGTGAATTGCGGCATAAACATTTAGTTCGCCGCTTAGCGTTATTACTTACTGTTTTAGTTATGATTTTAGTGGTTGCCGGCTATTTTGTTTCTCCCTTAAGTCAAATCAATTTGATCAGTGTTAGCAGCAATCAACAAAGTCCGTTAAGCGAACAAACGGTGATCGATGCTAGTGGGATTCAAACTAAAGATTCTGTGGTAGACGTGTTGTTACACCGGCATTCAATTGCTAAAAAGATGACGACCCGGGAACCCAAGATCAAATCGGCTACGATCTCGATTCGACATTTACGTAATGTTGAGCTCAAGATCAAGACTTATAAAACAGTTGGTTTAATGGTGCGCGGCTCTCGGTACTACCCAATTTTGGAAAACGGGATGATCGCCAAGGATAGTACAGCCCAACCAACTAGTAATCATTCGGTTTATAGCCACTTTAAGTCTGGTAAAAAATTACAATTGATGATCAAGCAGTATAATAAATTACCAGCAACAGTTCGTAATAGTATTTCTGAAATTCGGTTTACACCGACTAAATTGAATCCAGAACGGATACATTTATATATGAATGATGGTAATCAGGTTTACGCAACAATCTCAACATTTGCAAAAAAAATGCAATATTATCCAAGTATTGCTAAAGAAATGCAAAAAAAAGGGACGGTTAATTTAGAAGTTGGGGCCTACTCTTACCCATTTTAA
- the ftsA gene encoding cell division protein FtsA: MGNTGIYVGLDIGTTSIKVIVAEYVKGQMNVIGVGSERSEGLSRGVVVDIDKAVAAIQNAVRQAEQRAEIEIHEVTAGIPANLLEIEPCQGMIAVADESKEINDSDVRNVAAAALVRNLPPEREILTIIPDEFIVDGFDGIKDPRGMIGVRLEMHGILLTAPKTVIHNMQKCIERAGLVLNELVVNPLSLGKLALADGEQDFGTVLIDLGGGQSTAAVIHDHKLKYTYVDQEGGDYITKDISVVLNTSFDSAEKVKRDYGYADSLQASSEEDFPVEVVGKDAPITVNEKYLAEIIEARLTQIFEKMNQALRKVGALDLPGGIVMTGGVTALPGIVELASDIFDHNVKLYIPDEMGLRHPSFAQALSLISYTANLSEIDLIVQSTLKGTNTTKGNYTSRKVVKTDSEQFRPANNQTTTQNEASEPKKERFASIKKFISNFFE, from the coding sequence ATGGGAAACACAGGCATATACGTTGGGCTTGATATTGGAACCACCTCAATAAAGGTTATTGTCGCGGAATACGTTAAAGGACAAATGAATGTTATTGGAGTGGGTAGCGAGCGTTCCGAAGGCTTGAGCCGCGGTGTTGTTGTTGACATCGACAAGGCAGTCGCTGCGATCCAAAATGCAGTTCGTCAAGCTGAACAACGTGCTGAGATTGAGATCCATGAAGTAACTGCAGGAATTCCAGCTAATCTGCTCGAAATTGAGCCATGTCAAGGGATGATTGCAGTTGCTGATGAGTCCAAAGAAATTAATGACAGTGATGTTAGGAACGTAGCTGCAGCAGCTTTAGTACGTAACTTACCACCGGAACGTGAAATTCTGACAATCATTCCTGATGAATTTATCGTTGACGGTTTTGATGGTATCAAAGATCCACGCGGAATGATTGGTGTTCGTTTGGAGATGCATGGTATTTTACTGACAGCACCAAAAACGGTCATTCATAATATGCAAAAATGTATCGAACGTGCTGGTCTCGTTTTAAATGAATTAGTTGTTAATCCATTGAGCTTAGGTAAATTAGCCTTAGCCGATGGTGAACAAGATTTTGGGACTGTCTTGATCGATCTCGGTGGTGGTCAGAGCACTGCTGCTGTTATCCATGATCATAAATTAAAATATACTTATGTGGACCAAGAAGGCGGCGACTATATCACAAAAGATATTTCCGTTGTGTTAAATACATCCTTTGACAGTGCTGAAAAAGTAAAACGTGATTATGGTTATGCTGATTCGTTACAAGCATCTTCAGAAGAAGATTTTCCAGTTGAGGTCGTGGGCAAGGATGCGCCAATTACAGTTAATGAGAAATACCTTGCCGAAATTATTGAAGCTCGATTGACGCAAATCTTCGAAAAAATGAATCAAGCTTTACGTAAAGTTGGTGCGTTGGATCTACCTGGCGGCATTGTAATGACTGGTGGTGTCACGGCTTTACCAGGAATCGTTGAATTAGCTAGTGACATCTTTGATCATAATGTCAAGCTATATATTCCTGATGAGATGGGATTGCGCCATCCTTCTTTTGCCCAAGCATTAAGTTTGATCAGCTATACGGCTAATTTAAGTGAGATCGATTTAATCGTTCAAAGTACGCTTAAAGGTACAAATACAACAAAAGGTAACTATACTTCGAGAAAAGTTGTTAAAACTGATAGTGAGCAATTCCGACCCGCAAACAATCAGACCACAACCCAAAATGAAGCGTCGGAACCAAAGAAAGAGCGTTTCGCCAGCATCAAGAAGTTTATTAGTAATTTCTTTGAATAA
- the ftsZ gene encoding cell division protein FtsZ: MEFSLDSTQNTGAVIKVIGVGGAGGNAVNRMIAEDVKGVEFITANTDVQALDNSDAETKIQLGAKLTRGLGAGATPEIGQKAAEESEEAIAEALKGADMIFVTAGMGGGTGTGAAPIIAKTAKDLGALTVGVVTRPFSFEGPRRAKNAAEGISEMKQHVDTLVIISNNRLLEVVDKKTPMLEAFQEADNVLRQGVQGISDLITSPGYVNLDFADVKTVMQNQGSALMGIGSATGENRTGEATKKAISSPLLETSIDGAEQVLLNITGGPDLSLFEAQDASDIVSQAATSDVNIIFGTSINESLGDEVVVTVIATGIDDDKKTQPARRNLNSQTNAGRANAGRNFDTQRANESEANSAAPSTPRTAGNKQRNDDPFGNWDIRQEPSQRKNPENNDNFTKTEKPDFDIFRRTDTDNSDDNDGGLDKPPFFRRRRN; the protein is encoded by the coding sequence ATGGAATTTTCTTTAGACTCAACACAAAACACTGGGGCTGTTATCAAAGTGATCGGTGTCGGTGGTGCTGGCGGTAACGCCGTTAATCGAATGATTGCCGAAGATGTAAAAGGGGTCGAATTTATCACTGCCAACACTGATGTGCAGGCTTTAGATAACTCAGATGCAGAGACCAAGATCCAATTAGGGGCCAAATTGACCCGTGGTTTAGGTGCTGGTGCAACACCAGAAATCGGTCAAAAAGCGGCTGAAGAAAGTGAAGAAGCGATCGCTGAAGCACTTAAAGGTGCGGATATGATCTTTGTTACTGCTGGAATGGGTGGCGGTACTGGTACTGGTGCTGCACCAATCATTGCTAAAACGGCTAAAGACTTAGGTGCTTTAACGGTTGGTGTTGTGACCCGACCATTTAGTTTCGAAGGGCCTAGACGTGCTAAAAATGCTGCTGAAGGTATCTCAGAAATGAAACAGCATGTAGACACACTAGTTATTATTTCTAACAATCGTTTGTTAGAAGTCGTCGATAAGAAGACGCCAATGCTAGAGGCTTTCCAAGAAGCTGATAATGTTTTACGTCAAGGGGTACAAGGTATCTCTGACTTGATCACTTCACCTGGTTATGTCAACTTGGATTTTGCTGATGTTAAAACAGTAATGCAAAATCAAGGTTCAGCATTGATGGGTATCGGTTCCGCTACTGGTGAAAATCGTACCGGTGAAGCAACCAAAAAAGCAATTTCGTCACCATTATTAGAAACTTCGATCGATGGTGCCGAACAAGTCTTACTAAATATTACCGGTGGCCCTGATTTGTCCTTGTTTGAAGCACAAGATGCATCGGACATTGTTTCACAAGCTGCAACCAGCGATGTTAATATTATCTTTGGGACTTCGATCAATGAGAGCCTAGGTGATGAAGTGGTTGTGACAGTTATTGCAACTGGGATCGATGATGATAAAAAGACACAGCCAGCACGGCGTAATTTAAATTCACAAACAAATGCTGGTCGTGCCAATGCTGGTCGTAATTTTGATACGCAGCGGGCTAACGAGTCAGAAGCAAACTCTGCAGCCCCAAGTACACCACGGACTGCAGGCAATAAGCAACGTAATGATGATCCATTTGGCAATTGGGATATTCGGCAAGAACCAAGTCAGCGTAAAAATCCCGAAAATAATGATAATTTTACCAAGACAGAAAAACCTGATTTTGATATTTTCCGGCGAACGGATACAGATAACAGCGACGACAATGATGGCGGCCTAGATAAGCCACCATTCTTCCGGCGCCGGCGTAACTAA
- a CDS encoding YggS family pyridoxal phosphate-dependent enzyme — MTIAENVQHVQQTIAAARAEAGRTDTVTLVAVTKYHTIAEAQAVAATGLVDLAENRPDGLAEKQAALTAPELKWHFIGNLQKRKVKQVINKIAYLHSLDRLSLAEEIEKRAERPIDCFIEVNVSGEASKSGITLAEVEPFIKSLADFKKIRVIGLMTMAPIDADEATLHVLFKKLRLKRDAVAQLNLAYAPCHELSMGMSRDYRIAVLEGATFVRVGTALFQ; from the coding sequence ATGACAATTGCAGAAAATGTGCAACACGTTCAGCAAACAATTGCGGCCGCACGCGCTGAAGCAGGGCGGACTGATACGGTGACTTTAGTTGCAGTAACTAAGTACCACACGATTGCGGAAGCTCAAGCAGTGGCTGCGACTGGCTTAGTTGATTTGGCAGAGAATCGGCCAGATGGTTTGGCAGAAAAGCAGGCTGCTTTGACCGCACCAGAACTCAAGTGGCATTTCATCGGTAACTTACAAAAACGCAAGGTCAAGCAAGTGATCAATAAAATCGCCTACTTACATTCACTTGATCGTTTAAGCCTAGCTGAAGAGATTGAAAAGCGTGCTGAACGGCCGATTGATTGTTTTATCGAAGTAAACGTGTCTGGTGAGGCTTCTAAGTCGGGAATCACCTTAGCTGAGGTTGAACCCTTTATTAAGTCATTAGCAGATTTTAAAAAGATCCGCGTGATCGGGTTGATGACCATGGCGCCAATCGATGCGGATGAGGCGACTCTACATGTGTTATTCAAAAAGTTGCGATTAAAGCGAGATGCAGTTGCTCAGTTGAATTTGGCTTATGCACCTTGTCATGAACTTAGTATGGGCATGTCGCGTGATTATCGCATTGCGGTATTAGAAGGCGCTACTTTTGTTCGTGTCGGGACTGCCTTGTTTCAATAA
- a CDS encoding cell division protein SepF, whose product MAFGKLNLSKFFGMSDDDDEFYTEPVSQEKKVSEPQPSRPTSSVKAPQYRASTTANSQKVVSMNAAPTKASKIVIFEPRLYSDVKEAASHLLNSRAVVLSFNRIDQAQAKRIVDFLTGTVFAINGDIERIGDDIFLCTPANFEIDGNLSDILRQDGLG is encoded by the coding sequence ATGGCATTTGGTAAATTGAATTTGAGCAAGTTTTTTGGCATGAGCGATGATGACGATGAATTTTACACAGAGCCGGTCTCACAAGAGAAAAAGGTAAGTGAACCCCAGCCATCGCGGCCAACAAGCTCAGTTAAAGCACCACAGTATCGTGCATCAACAACGGCAAATAGTCAGAAGGTGGTTTCAATGAATGCTGCGCCAACTAAAGCCAGTAAAATCGTTATTTTTGAACCACGGCTCTATTCTGATGTGAAAGAAGCTGCTTCACATTTGTTAAATAGTCGAGCAGTCGTTTTAAGTTTTAATCGGATTGATCAAGCCCAGGCTAAGCGGATCGTTGATTTCTTGACTGGTACTGTTTTTGCAATCAATGGTGATATTGAACGCATCGGGGATGATATTTTCCTGTGTACACCCGCTAACTTTGAAATTGATGGTAACCTTTCGGATATCTTACGCCAGGATGGCTTAGGATAA
- a CDS encoding YggT family protein, whose amino-acid sequence MLAFVGIIFSILSRLIDVYMFIIVIYVLMSWFPNAYQTKLGQWLGRISEPYLNIFYRIIPPIAGLSFAPLVALLVLSMAQYGLGALYNIIVF is encoded by the coding sequence GTGCTCGCTTTTGTCGGTATTATTTTCAGCATTTTAAGTCGTTTGATTGACGTTTATATGTTTATTATTGTGATTTACGTGTTGATGTCGTGGTTCCCTAATGCCTATCAGACCAAACTTGGTCAATGGTTGGGTCGAATCAGTGAACCTTATTTAAATATTTTTTATCGTATCATTCCGCCAATTGCTGGATTAAGTTTTGCACCCTTGGTGGCATTACTAGTCTTAAGTATGGCACAGTACGGGCTGGGTGCTTTGTACAATATAATTGTTTTTTAA
- a CDS encoding RNA-binding protein — MDANIYQHFRKAEAPFIDQVAGWLQEVSDQYRPYLTDFLDPRQQYIVEAIVGEKGEQHYQFDGGYLAAERKRALIYPEYFVPTQEDFDIQLFEIHYPTKFATLSHGKVLGTLVNAGIKREVFGDIMTDGDRWQFFVTASMADYIQTQITQIGRIGVRLEPKDYTELLVPKDAWSLEHTTASSLRIDGLISAVYNISRQRSKELVENGKIKLNWQVFERPDFELGLRDIISVRGFGRIQLREIEGKSKKDKYRLLLGVLRK; from the coding sequence ATGGACGCGAATATTTACCAACATTTTCGGAAAGCGGAAGCCCCGTTTATCGATCAGGTGGCCGGTTGGCTGCAGGAAGTTAGTGATCAGTATCGCCCATATTTAACCGACTTTTTGGATCCACGGCAACAATATATTGTTGAAGCAATTGTTGGTGAAAAGGGTGAACAGCATTATCAGTTTGATGGCGGGTATCTCGCTGCTGAACGTAAACGGGCGCTGATTTATCCTGAATATTTTGTACCAACCCAAGAAGATTTTGATATTCAATTATTTGAGATCCACTATCCCACTAAATTTGCGACGTTATCCCATGGTAAAGTTCTGGGCACACTGGTTAACGCAGGGATCAAACGTGAAGTGTTTGGTGATATCATGACCGACGGTGACCGTTGGCAATTTTTTGTAACGGCAAGTATGGCTGATTATATTCAAACCCAAATCACACAGATTGGTCGAATTGGTGTCCGTTTGGAACCTAAAGATTATACTGAATTATTAGTGCCAAAGGATGCTTGGAGTCTTGAACATACGACAGCGAGCTCACTGCGGATCGATGGCTTGATTTCTGCTGTGTATAATATTTCACGGCAACGTTCGAAAGAATTAGTGGAAAATGGTAAAATAAAATTGAACTGGCAAGTTTTCGAGCGGCCCGATTTTGAATTAGGTTTACGCGATATCATCTCTGTGCGCGGTTTCGGCCGAATACAGTTACGTGAGATCGAAGGCAAGTCCAAGAAAGACAAGTACCGCTTGTTACTTGGTGTTTTAAGAAAATAG
- a CDS encoding DivIVA domain-containing protein has translation MALTPLDIHNKEFNVKMRGYDQDQVNDFLDQIIKDYEAVLKQKDDLQTALKASEEKVTYFNQLKDALNQSIIVAQEAADKVKTNAQKEAEIISQEAQKNTQNLLNEATDKSNRILADASQKAKQITIETEDLKKQTRVFRQRLQVMLESQLEIVRSKDWDELLAHDDGAQDEAIQQILQQRLDNTEASGVNSNQSEAAPANSQVSAEAAADTAAAQVESEAPGETMIIFPDNTSEAAGIGDQPAIEPDSQNSDK, from the coding sequence ATGGCATTAACCCCGTTGGATATTCATAACAAGGAATTTAACGTTAAAATGCGTGGTTACGATCAAGATCAGGTCAACGATTTTCTTGATCAAATTATTAAGGATTATGAAGCGGTTTTAAAGCAAAAAGATGATCTGCAAACTGCTTTGAAGGCAAGCGAAGAAAAAGTCACTTACTTTAATCAATTGAAGGATGCACTTAATCAGTCGATCATCGTGGCGCAAGAAGCAGCTGATAAAGTTAAGACGAATGCGCAAAAAGAAGCCGAGATCATTAGTCAAGAAGCACAGAAGAATACGCAAAATCTGTTAAATGAAGCGACTGATAAGTCCAACCGGATTTTGGCCGACGCCTCACAAAAGGCTAAACAAATTACGATTGAAACTGAAGACTTGAAGAAACAAACTCGTGTCTTCCGTCAACGGCTACAAGTAATGTTGGAATCACAATTAGAAATTGTGCGTAGTAAGGATTGGGATGAATTGTTGGCTCATGATGATGGCGCACAAGATGAAGCGATTCAACAAATCTTGCAACAACGGCTTGACAATACGGAAGCAAGTGGCGTAAACTCAAATCAATCAGAAGCTGCACCAGCAAATAGTCAAGTAAGTGCTGAAGCGGCAGCCGATACTGCAGCAGCGCAAGTTGAGAGTGAAGCACCAGGGGAGACGATGATTATTTTCCCTGATAATACAAGCGAGGCTGCTGGTATTGGTGATCAACCAGCAATTGAACCTGATTCACAAAATTCCGATAAATAA